The segment CGCAGGACCTCGGTTGCTTTGGCCAGCGCGCGGACCTCTAACATGCTGGCTTTGCAGGGAACAATGGCAAGATCGCCGCGCAGCAACAGCGCGCGGCTCGTTTCGGTCTGGCTGCCCGGTCCGTCGGCCACGACGTAGTCGGCGTCCTGGGCCAGAATCGGTAGTTCATTCAATATGATATCGGGGTTGTCGAGTCGAACGGCTTTGATGTCCGGTATCGCCTCGCGTATCCATTCGGAGGATGACTGCTGCGTGTCGCAGTCGGCGAGCGTCACCCGATGGCCCTGCTCATGGAGCCACGCGGCCAGGTGAACGGCGAGCGTCGATTTGCCGACGCCGCCTTTGGAGTTCGCTACGACGATAATCATGTAAGACGGATAGCATGATTTCATGCAGGCTGGCAAGCAGTATTTGCTGCCGACATGCAAGCTCGCCGTCCTGCAAGCAACCTGTCTTGATTACCTGCCTGCAATCAGGCAAGCTGACATGCCTGTCTGCTTACATTCAAGCAATCAAGACAGGTTGCTTTCCATCCGGCTTGCACGCCTGCCGTCCTTCCATCTGTCATGCCAGCATGATGGCAAGCTGACATGCTTTCATGCAGGCTTTCACGGTGAAACTTGTCCTTAGCAGCGCTAAGGGGAGACGTCTGACAACATTTTTTCGTGCGGGCTTATTCGGTGTACCACGTTCTTTAGCGGTTGGAAACGGGTTCGATTCGAGTGGGTTTTCAGGTGGTTGGTAGGCAATGATTGCCGGGCGGTCGTTCCGTTTCGGAACATGGGGCAGGGCCGAATTGACTGCCGTATAAGGCCGTCGCCGTCGGGTTCTCACCGGCGGCTGGGACCCGATGCGACCGGCCGCGGGGCGAGGCGCTGGTCATCCCGGCGCGCCGGGACACCCTACCTGCCGGTCAGGCTCCGAGCCGGAGGGTTCTCCTTGTATTTCAATGGCAAGGAACGTGACATGCGCGGTCACGCCTGGCACGGCCGTTGCGAACAAACCGGGCTAATCCTTCTCGATTTGAGACGCGAAGTATTCTTCCGGGTGAGCCGGTTGCCAACCGTTGGCCTCGGTGAGTTGGTCAAAAGGCAGTTCGGGCAAGTGTCCGCAATTGCGGAGAAATCTCAGGTGACGAATGTGGAAATAGGCGTTTGATGCCGCCGCGACGAGGTCCATAAGTTCGTCCTGGCCGAGTGAATGGAATGGCCCTTCGAGCGTGAGGTCGCTTACGTCGCGTCGGAATACGACACTGTAACGGCGGGCACCGGTTGGAAAGCGGGTCTCATATACCGTGGCTCCGATGCCGCCATAGCAGTCGTGATGTCTTTCGAGTGACCTGGCGGGAATAGGCTGATCGTCGCCGAAGCGTTGACCGTCTCCGTGTGCATTGCTCTTGGTGGGTTTCTTGCGGTTTGTCATACGGTTGTCTCCGAGTTGTTTAAGGGCCGCGCCCATCGCGGCCTGACGGCACGTGAGCAAAGCCGCGATAGCCGAAGCGACGACAGGAGCGGGCTGGGTCAAGCGAAAAGCCGAAGGCTTCCGCCTGCGGAAAGCGGCTTTGGCAGCTTGCCCGGCTCGGCGGCGGCTTTAGCGTGCCGGTCTTCAGGTCGCGGGCGCGGTTTCATCAACGGAGAACAATCCGATTCATGCGTGCAAATCGGTGCCGTTCAGGTCTCGTCAGCTTTGTCAGCGAGTCTCTCGGCGCAGTTCTGTTGTCGCAGGGCAGCCTCATCGATAATGGCCTGCATCAGGTCGAGATATGCCTCACCATCCGGGCCGCCGAGCTCTTCGGCGTCCTGCATCGCGGCGAGCACTTCATTGAAGACGAACCTCGCGGAGGGTGTCAGCTCGCGGGCACGCACCTGCGTACAGTAGGAAGTCCGTTCTTTGTTGTCGGTCATAGGCTTACCTCTGAAACACCATGCACACGTCATGCAGGCCGGGGATGAACGATGATCGGTATACCTTGCGGCTGCTCGATGCCCCGTGGCTGAAACGGATGATGTCGGTGCAACACTGCCGCAAGCCCGCGTCGAAGGCAAGCCGTTTCGTGTGATAGACGAGCGGCACAAACCCGGACTGGCGGTCGCAGTAATCGCCCATGAGAACGGCGAGTTTTCCGTTTGGCGTCAATGCCTTGGCGCAGTTGGCGATTACCGCCGCGTAGCTTTCGAGGAACGCAGCAAGCGTCGGCGCGCGCGACAGGTCGCGCGAATCCGCCGCGTAGAGCTTCTGCCGCCAGTACGGCGGGTGAATCCAGACGAAGTCGAAACGCTCGGCCGGGAGTTGGTCCGGATCGGCGGCATCGAATCCGCCGTGGATGTCCCTGGAATCGCAGGGGATTTCCAGTTCACGGCACACGTCGCGGCAGGTTCCGCTACCAGACATTGGGTCCCAGACATTTTGCGGCCGGAAGTAAAGTAGCAGGTCGCGGATCAGGTTGCCGCCGCAGTTGCCGGGATAGCCGCGGTCGCCGTATTCGCCGGCGCGCTCGAAGTGGTAAAGGCTGGTGAGCCTCGGCACCGGGCTGGCGTTGACCGGAGCGCGCGGGAGCCTCGCGTATAGCGGGGCGACGAAGCACGGCGGCGGGACCGGATTTCGACGGGAGTAGAACGGGTTGATGGTCATGTCGGCCTCCCTAGATGTGGGTATCGACGATGACCACCCGGCATTCGGGATGGCACTCGAAGAGGGCGCGGGCCTGGTCGTCCCAGTTCTCGTTCTCCGTCAACAGGACGGCCCACCAGCCCATGCGGCCGCGCTCGTGCCACGCCCCGTCGGGCGTCACGATGGCGTGCGGTATCTTGCCGCGCTCAATGGCCTGCTGCGTCGTGGCCGTGTTGTCCTCGAAGCGCTCGCTGCCGGTCTCGATGTCGTTGATCCAGCCGTCCCATCGGCCGCCGATGACGTACCAGTCCCATTTGCTGTCCGGGTTGTACGTCGATAACGGCTCGCCCTGGTCGTTGAATCGTTCGTGTAACCTGAGCCGCTCGCGGTAGCGTTCCTCGGGCGTCGTGCGGCGCAGGTCTTCGATTTCCTGGCGGCACTTGTCGAGGTCGTAGTGCGACTCCTTGCGGCTGACGATCAGTTCCAGCCGGTGGATGGTGTCGGCGATCTCGGCCGCGGCCTCCTGCGGCGAGTAGCAGACGTACGGCGGTACGTCGAGGTGCTCGCTGAAGCGGTACATCTGGCGTTCGATGAATGCGGGAACGTCGGCCACGAACTGTGGCACGAGTATCGCTACGGTGAAGTGTGTCATATTGAGAATCCTTTCTCGAAAAAGGGGGCGGGCCGCGAAGCCCGCCCCAGTTGAACAGCGGTTACTCCTTGTTTTCCGAAACGACACGCAGGGTGATACGGCCGTCGAGCGGAACGGCTTCGATCTGAAGGTTGAAGCCCTTGCCGTCGGCGTGCGCCCAGGCGGCGCCGATGCGGGTCCAGATCGCCTTCGCGCCTTCGCGGTCGCGCACCTGGTACGCGACGTGCGTCGGGGTCTTGGACGGCTGTCCGGAAGTGTTCTTGTTGTCAGTCATGATTCGTCTCCTTTTCAAAGTGTCCGGCCGCGCCCATCGCGGCCTGATGGCACTGCAAAGAAAGCCGCAACAGTCCGGGGGCAGGGCCTAAGCGAAGCGCTACCGGTCACAGCGGAAAATGGTGGGTCCCTTCAGGGGAAACGATTTTCTGATTGACCGGCCCGGCGGCGGCTTTAAGTGCCCATCAGCAAGGCCGCGCGGCGGGGCTGGCACGAAAAGGAAAAGACGAAGCTCTGACGACAAGGCACGAAGGCAGGTCCAAGGGCAAGCCCGATGCACGCCTCAGTTGCAATGCGAATGACAGGCGTCTGGACTCGCAGAAAGAGCCATGCGTTTCGCGCAGGCAAGGGTTGCAACCGGGGAATGACGTTTGCGAATGCGAGACTGTCGCGCTGCGTGTCACGAAAACAAGAGCTGTTCACCGTGGGAGGCTGCGGCCTGACGCCCCCGGCGTGAAAGCCGTGAAAGAAACACGTGAGTCGCGCATGAAGTAACTAATTCTCAACTATTGCGAAGTAGAATTGGATCATGCTTCGCATCAACCAGAACACTGCGCCGGAAGGCGCGAAGAGCTACTACTCGACCGCCGACTATTACTCGGAAGGTCAGGAGCTTACCGGCCACTGGCGCGGCGAGGGTGCCAAGCGCCTTGGCCTCGCCGGCGAAGTCGAGCAGAAGGACTGGGACGCGCTCTGCGACAACATCGACCCGAAAACGGGCAACGCATTGACGCCGCGGCAGAATACCGGGCGGCGCGTCGGCTACGACTTCAACTTCCACGTGCCGAAGAGCGTGTCGGTGCTGTACGGCCTCACCAAGGACGAGCGAATCCTCGAAGCCTTTCGTGAGTCGGTCGATGCGACGATGCAGGACATCGAAGCGGAAATGAAGACGCGCGTAAGGCTTGCCGGCCGGAACGAGGATCGCACGACCGGCAACATGGTCTGGGGAGAGTTCATCCACACCACGGCCCGGCCGGTGGACGGAATTCCCGATCCGCACCTGCACGCGCACTGCTTCGTGTTCAACACGACCTGGGACGGCATCGAAGAACGCTGGAAAGCCGGGCAGTTCGCCGGCCTCAAGCGCGACGCGCCGTTCTTCGAGGCGGTATTTCATTCGCGGCTGGCGCGGCGCATGGAGGAACTGGGCCTTGCCGTGCAGCGGACGCGGCACGGCTGGGAGCTGGCCGGCGTGCCGAAAGCGGCGCTTTCCAAGTTCTCGCGGCGAACGGCGCTCATAGAAGAACAGGCGCGGGAGAGGGGCATCACCGATGCCGCGACGAAGGGCGACCTGGGAGCGAAGACCCGCGAGCGCAAGCGCAAGGATCTGACGTTCGATGAACTCGGCCGCGAGTGGAAATCTCGGCTGACGTCGGCGGAACTGGCGGCGCTCAATGGGATCAAGGCGCGGCTGGGCTTGGACAGCATCGCGGAGGACGACCGCGCCGCCGGCGATGCCGTCGCGAAGGCAATCGAGCACTCGTTCGAGCGCAGCTCCGTGCTGTCGGAGCGCAAGCTCGTGACGGCGGCGCTCAAGCGGTCCTACGGCGCGGCCTCGGCGAAAACGATCATGCAGAATCTCGGCCGCGCGAACCTGGTGCGCGGCGAGCGCGACGGGGAGCAGCTCGTCACGACCGGGGACGTGGTCGCCGAAGAGCGGCGCATCATTGACTTCGCGCGTCAGGGCAGGGGCACCTGCCGCAAGCTCGCAAGCGGCGAGCATGCCTTCACGCGCGAATGGCTCAACGCCGATCAGCGGAGTGCCGTGCTGCACATCCTCAACTCGCCCGACCGAGTCATGCTGATTCGCGGCGGCGCGGGGACGGGCAAGACCTCGATGATGTCGGAAGCCGTTGAAGCGATTGAGAAAAGCGGGAAACACGTCTTCACGTTCGCGCCCTCGGCCGACGCCAGCCGCGGCGTGCTGCGCGATCAGGGCTTCGCCGACGCGGAGACCGTGGCGCGGCTGCTGGTCGATGGCGAGTTGCAGCAACAGGCGAGGGGGCAGGTGCTGTGGATCGACGAAGCCGGCCTGCTCGGCACGAAGACGATGGGCCATGTGTTTGACCTGGCGAAGCAAATTGACGCCCGCGTCATTCTCTCCGGCGACAGGCGCCAGCACGGAAGTGTTGAACGCGGCGCGGCGCTGCGACTGCTCGAAGAACAGGCCGGCCTAGTGCCGGCGGAGATCAGGGAGATTCAGCGGCAGAGTGGCGCGTACAAGGAAGCGGTCAAGTCGCTGTCGCTGGGCCGGACGGAAGAGGGGCTTCAGGCGCTCGACCGGTTGGGCTGGGTGCGCGAAGTCACGGAGACGGACCGCTACAAGCTCATGGCGGATGATTACGTCGCGAGCCTGGAGGAAGGCAAGTCGGCGCTGGTGGTCAGTCCCACGCACCGCGAAGGCGACTGGATCACCGATGAAATCCGCGCCAAGCTCAAGCAATCGAAACGGCTTGCCGGACGCGAGCGGCAGGTGCTGACGCTCCACAACACGCACTACACGGAAGCCGAGCGCGGCGATCAGATTAACCTAGAACCCGGCGACGTGCTGGAGTTCCACCAGAACGCGAAGGGCTACGGCAAGGGCGAGCGCGTCGTTGTCGGCGAAGACGCGCCGCCGGTCGAACACGCGGCGAAGTACACGCTCTACAAACCCGGCCTGCTGCCGATCGCGCCCGGCGAGCTGATCCGCATCACGCGGAACGGCAAGACCGCCGACGGCCTGCACCGGCTCAATAACGGTGCGACCTTTACCGTCAAGGGCTTCGACGGCAATGGGAATATCACCCTCGCCAACGGCTGGACGGTGGCGAAGGACTACGGGCACTTGACGCATGGCTATGTCGTTACCAGTCACGCGAGCCAGGGCCGCACCGTCCAGCGCGTGCTGATCGGAGAATCGGCGCAGAGCTTCCCGGCGGCGTCGCGCGAACAGTTCTACGTTTCGGTCTCGCGCGGCCGCGAGCGGGCCACGATCTACACCGGCGACAAGGCGGCGCTGAAGTCGGCGGTCAGCCGCTCCGACGCGCGCCTCTCGGCGACGGAATTGGTGAACGGCCGCGAGCTAAAGCAACGCGCGATGACGCTGGAACGGCTGGAACAACTGCACCCGGCCGTCGCCACAAGCGAAGCGCAACGGCAACAGGAAAGGCAGGATTATGAGCGGTAACGGTAGGCTTCTTGAGAAATACGTCGGCCGCGCCAACGGCAACAGCGAGGCGACACACGTCTCGGACGAACCCGAAATAGACGACCTCGGGTGCTTCGGCTGGCTTCGCGGCATCCGCGACCGCGCGCTCGCGGTCGAGCTGCGTCAGGCGAACGGCAACATCGTCGCCATTCCCTATCACGGCATCGAACGGTTCGACTTCGACCCGTCGGAGGGGATCACGCTGGCAGTAGGCGGGGGAAAGATTCGGCTCAAGGGCAGAAACCTCAATGCGGAAATTCGCCCGGCGATCCGCCTTTTCGAGGGCCTCGCCCGACACCGCGTGCCGTGGATACGCGAGGTGCAGGGCAGCCAAAGCCTCTCGGCTGCTGGAAATGCGACGGTCGTCGATTCGATTCAGTGGTAGCCGCTCTCAACGGCTCCGGCCGCGGTGCGAGTCCCGATCGTTGTCTTTCCTTATCAGGTCTCGCAGCAAGGGCTGGAGCGTCTGCATGACGGACGAGGCGGCCATCACCACCATCGAGATCATCGCAATCTTGTGAAAGGCTTGGGCGTCGCCCTGCGGAGCGTTGCGGGCCATGTTCTGTGCCGTATTGGCCAGATGCAGCGGGTTCGGATTGGTCATGCGTAACTTCCTCTCTTGGTTCAGTTGCAACTGCCTCATTGTACTGCAGAAGTGTTACAACTTTATGACAGCCGGCGGCGCTTGTGGTGGAAGATGGCAAATGAATAGAACATCCAGCCAAGCCGCTGAAGGTCCAAGTCAATCCTGTTGGGTGGGATGTGCTGGCACTCCGCCGGACAGTGCAATGTCACAAATAGTTCATAATTGTGTCGCCGATTTGTCACACAACAGCGGTACGATGAATGGACTATACGCGAATCACAATCTCAGGGGGTAATTATGAGAATCGCAACGCTCAAGCAGTTCAAACTGACGCTCCTGGCCGCCATTGCGACGGCCGGTATGCTCGCGATGTCGCCTTCGGGCAGTGTGCTGGCCTTCGAGACGACGACGATCGTCAAGAACAAAATTAAGGGCTGCATGCTCTCTACGGGCGACACCATTCATATTTACGAGGAATTCGGCAATCCGCGGGAATGCAAGAAATGGTGCGACGTGCTGAACAACATCGGCATCGGGGGTGACTGCTGCGGCTGGGGCGCATGCGTGATAAACGTCGTCACCAGCGAATCTTCCGCACTGTAAATTCTGGGAGGATTGCCTGAACAGGTTCGGGTATCCCCGCCCGATTGACGGCGGGAACCCGATACAGGCACAGCCGCGGCGAACGATGTTTACAGGTTGTTAACCCTGACGAGCGCATACTGCTCGGGCCGAGCGGCAAGCAAGCGCGCCGGCGCGGAGGGACCACTGTGGCACAGATACAGCGCAGAGAGTCGGCAGGCTTCACACTGATTGAGACAGTCATCTATCTGATCGTCTTCGGCCTGGTCATCGGTGCCGTTCTGATCGGCCGGGGGATCATTCGCTCGGCCGAGCTCAAGGCGATCGTCTCCGATGTCAGCCAGTTCAAGCACGCAGCCAAGCTGTTCCGCGACAAGTACGGCTACCTGCCGGGGGATTTCCCGAAGGCGGAGGAAGCGTGGAGCTCGCTTGCCGGCTGTCCTGAAACGGCGGCGAGCGACCTGAAGACCGCAAGCACCTGCAACGGGAACGGCAACAGCTTCATCGGCGGCACAACGTCGTCGGCCGGCACACTCAACGGAACGGATCAGGAGGTCAGGGAAGGGATTCGCGTCTGGCAGCATCTTTCCAATGCAGGGTTCATTGAAGGCGCGTTCACGGGAACCGGCAATCCGGCCACGGGAGGCGGATTGGGCCACGGCCTCAACATCCCGCGCGGACCCGGACCGGAGAGCGGCTATACGATGCACTTCGCCGCCTCGTACATGGATACGTTCGGCGCCTACCGTGCGGACTACGGCCACGTCATTGTGTTCGGCTGCGGGACGTGTGCGGTTCCGGGGATGATGGGAATGGGCGGGGAGTCGTCCTATCCCGGTCTGAACAATCCCGCCATGATGCCGGCGCTATCGCCGGAGGACGCACTGGCCATCGACAAGATGGTGGACGACGGAAAGCCCGGCACTGGGCAGGTGCTTTCATACACGCCGAACTTCATAACGGCGACGCGACACTGCGCCACGTCGTCCAGCGCCGCAACGGCGGACTACAAGGTCGCGCATAAGAACCCCGCATGCTCGCTGATATTCATCACCGGGTTCTGACCCAGTTTTCGCCGCAAGGTCAATTACTTGCGCAGAACGACCAAGACTGTCACAAAAACATCACACACGTTCGCGCGCCGATGTGCTATTTATGAAGCGTGCACAGACATCGATGGGGGAAACATGACCGAAGATACCATTGAAGGATTGCCGACGCTGCACGACGCGGCGCAGCACGACAACAGCCGCGCGATAAAGCAGCTTACGGCAAAAGGGGCGGAAGTTAACCTTCCCAACAAGTTCGGCCAGTCGCCGCTGCACGTGGCGGCGGGTGCGGGAGCGCACGGCGCAATCGAGGCGCTGCTCAAGGCAGGCGCGGATGTGGGTGCAAGAGACCTGCGGGGCCGGACGCCGCTGATGTTCGCGCAGGACATGAAAACCGTGAAGCTGCTGCAACGCCACGGCGCGGACATCAACGCAAAGGACAACACGGGCCAGACGCTGCTGCATCACTGGGCGTATACCGGCGGGCAGATCGTTGTGGGCAATAACGAGCGGATCGGCAGGCTGATAGACGCCGGGGCAGATGTGAACGCCAGAGATCGAAACCTGGAGACGCCACTGCACAAGGTGGCGGCGGGATTCGGCGACGCCGACACCTGCCGCGCGCTTCTTGCGAAGGGTGCGGATGTGTCGCTTCGGGACAACCGGCTG is part of the Planctomycetia bacterium genome and harbors:
- a CDS encoding ParA family protein; amino-acid sequence: MIIVVANSKGGVGKSTLAVHLAAWLHEQGHRVTLADCDTQQSSSEWIREAIPDIKAVRLDNPDIILNELPILAQDADYVVADGPGSQTETSRALLLRGDLAIVPCKASMLEVRALAKATEVLRQAQDIRGGIPKAVIVLSMVGKNYRLTQDMKDAAAALSLPMATTAMTLRQIYADAPGQGSVVWNLGSRAREAAHEAEALFREILPDAVAPAARQAVKA
- a CDS encoding relaxase domain-containing protein encodes the protein MLRINQNTAPEGAKSYYSTADYYSEGQELTGHWRGEGAKRLGLAGEVEQKDWDALCDNIDPKTGNALTPRQNTGRRVGYDFNFHVPKSVSVLYGLTKDERILEAFRESVDATMQDIEAEMKTRVRLAGRNEDRTTGNMVWGEFIHTTARPVDGIPDPHLHAHCFVFNTTWDGIEERWKAGQFAGLKRDAPFFEAVFHSRLARRMEELGLAVQRTRHGWELAGVPKAALSKFSRRTALIEEQARERGITDAATKGDLGAKTRERKRKDLTFDELGREWKSRLTSAELAALNGIKARLGLDSIAEDDRAAGDAVAKAIEHSFERSSVLSERKLVTAALKRSYGAASAKTIMQNLGRANLVRGERDGEQLVTTGDVVAEERRIIDFARQGRGTCRKLASGEHAFTREWLNADQRSAVLHILNSPDRVMLIRGGAGTGKTSMMSEAVEAIEKSGKHVFTFAPSADASRGVLRDQGFADAETVARLLVDGELQQQARGQVLWIDEAGLLGTKTMGHVFDLAKQIDARVILSGDRRQHGSVERGAALRLLEEQAGLVPAEIREIQRQSGAYKEAVKSLSLGRTEEGLQALDRLGWVREVTETDRYKLMADDYVASLEEGKSALVVSPTHREGDWITDEIRAKLKQSKRLAGRERQVLTLHNTHYTEAERGDQINLEPGDVLEFHQNAKGYGKGERVVVGEDAPPVEHAAKYTLYKPGLLPIAPGELIRITRNGKTADGLHRLNNGATFTVKGFDGNGNITLANGWTVAKDYGHLTHGYVVTSHASQGRTVQRVLIGESAQSFPAASREQFYVSVSRGRERATIYTGDKAALKSAVSRSDARLSATELVNGRELKQRAMTLERLEQLHPAVATSEAQRQQERQDYER
- a CDS encoding prepilin-type N-terminal cleavage/methylation domain-containing protein, whose product is MAQIQRRESAGFTLIETVIYLIVFGLVIGAVLIGRGIIRSAELKAIVSDVSQFKHAAKLFRDKYGYLPGDFPKAEEAWSSLAGCPETAASDLKTASTCNGNGNSFIGGTTSSAGTLNGTDQEVREGIRVWQHLSNAGFIEGAFTGTGNPATGGGLGHGLNIPRGPGPESGYTMHFAASYMDTFGAYRADYGHVIVFGCGTCAVPGMMGMGGESSYPGLNNPAMMPALSPEDALAIDKMVDDGKPGTGQVLSYTPNFITATRHCATSSSAATADYKVAHKNPACSLIFITGF
- a CDS encoding ankyrin repeat domain-containing protein, with the protein product MTEDTIEGLPTLHDAAQHDNSRAIKQLTAKGAEVNLPNKFGQSPLHVAAGAGAHGAIEALLKAGADVGARDLRGRTPLMFAQDMKTVKLLQRHGADINAKDNTGQTLLHHWAYTGGQIVVGNNERIGRLIDAGADVNARDRNLETPLHKVAAGFGDADTCRALLAKGADVSLRDNRLLSALDVARSGGSAELCAALSEAVASRRLR